From Asterias rubens chromosome 6, eAstRub1.3, whole genome shotgun sequence, one genomic window encodes:
- the LOC117291778 gene encoding uncharacterized protein LOC117291778: MPNSGYQGLINQHYYGDSKEAAFPPGEKYGQSNLPNPAFWHAYITGGQPARRSGGMRGGSKYSRHLNMSDPLAGVGVSSSPVNSMMWPNLRGPSPTSEIPYESPQPLTHCLQEGGIKTNSVAPFATLAKPTCGFFFSRVTDNKKRRTGIPPADLVKWRYIK, from the exons ATGCCTAACTCCGGCTACCAGGGGCTCATCAACCAACATTACTACGGGGATTCCAAGGAAGCTGCCTTTCCACCGGGTGAGAAGTACGGGCAGTCCAACCTCCCTAACCCGGCCTTCTGGCACGCGTATATCACGGGAGGGCAGCCGGCCCGGAGGAGCGGTGGGATGCGTGGTGGAAGCAAGTACTCCCGTCATCTGAACATGAGTGACCCACTAGCTGGGGTCGGTGTCTCGTCGTCTCCGGTGAACAGCATGATGTGGCCGAACTTAAGAGGACCAAGCCCAACATCTGAG ATACCGTATGAATCACCACAACCTCTCACCCACTGCCTCCAAGAAGGAGGGATAAAGACCAATTCCGTTGCCCCCTTTGCCACCCTGGCCAAGCCAACTTGTGGATTCTTCTTCTCACGTGTGACAGACAACAAGAAGCGCAGAACGGGAATCCCGCCGGCAGATCTCGTCAAGTGGAGATATATCAAGTAG
- the LOC117291295 gene encoding histone H3.v1-like, whose product MAQAGVEDVRGSHPPPSIDIIDVSRTVQSTDLFTPYREPRVTLPTIGEFQQNALPFGGKYWGGPLTEYGGIGDLSFRSRQRVRDLEVTRSHRHYRSGFSQYLTDIQPYRRTELHLSECRLNDQILPAPLQADISRLTWQREHPWPDSRAYGTHHSIFEVFPPVKPELPLTEKEPHHNYRSRNAQPLVKATQKALLELSRKLYQSTLYQDSYLNYCKPRQNSSTTASLLPRQPGQLQPHQPKDDISDTITSSTPLAKSDSSEKDEENEEDEEQTGDQEECLSGDEEENEEDGNGEEGETNDVSSDEVTTDDDPQTPETTIRHFEITPNKQMTGIGPCWPPGSSYVIENINGAQMLERRDIVCCHSNATPLGEKKQQQLMSARRRLSKRYEEIVAGSKNTGSSSSLVANLKSKDAILKQKLQQLLVPNPLNQTQEPTLQTNHITAPLPGADRDVTTGTALRLPALHSSQKLDSYSPFLIPTSYHDRLRKLNSLPWSPYHRGTDVQTEPTIEKSLLAPPGVTWKGKTQLVLPPAPLADCLSSSGTRVPHKLGLRYKSEAHKRYHLMHPDIVPDLRTKEGKKYFFCGFHSSVFRG is encoded by the exons ATGGCTCAAGCAGGCGTGGAGGACGTCCGTGGTTCACATCCACCACCAAGCATTGACATCATAGACGTATCTCGAACAGTCCAGTCCACTGATCTGTTTACTCCGTACAGGGAGCCAAGAGTAACACTGCCTACTATCGG AGAGTTCCAGCAAAACGCTCTTCCGTTCGGCGGTAAATACTGGGGTGGACCCTTGACGGAGTACGGTGGGATAGGCGACCTGTCATTCCGTAGTCGACAGCGAGTGAGAGACTTAGAAGTTACACGAAGTCACAGGCATTACAGAAGTGGATTCAGTCAATA CCTGACGGATATTCAGCCGTATCGACGAACAGAACTTCATCTCAGCGAGTGTCGTCTCAATGACCAAAT ACTACCTGCTCCTTTACAAGCAGATATCAGCAG ATTGACCTGGCAGCGCGAGCACCCATGGCCGGACAGCCGAGCGTACGGGACTCACCACTCTATCTTCGAAGTTTTCCCGCCCGTCAAACCAGAACTTCCGCTAACAGAAAAAG AACCGCATCATAACTACAGAAGCCGAAATGCGCAG CCGCTCGTGAAAGCAACACAGAAAGCGCTACTGGAGCTAAGCAGGAAACTCTACCAGTCTACACTCTACCAAGATTCATACCTCAATTATTGTAAACCGCGCCAAAACTCTAGCACGACAGCCTCACTATTGCCACGACAACCGGGACAGCTTCAGCCACACCAACCTAAGGATGACATTTCAGATACTATTACGTCATCTACCCCACTCGCGAAGTCAGACTCTTCAGAGAAAGACGAAGAGAATGAAGAAGACGAAGAACAAACGGGTGATCAAGAGGAATGTCTTAGCGGGGACGAGGAGGAAAATGAAGAGGATGGCAATGGGGAGGAGGGCGAGACCAATGACGTCAGCTCCGATGAAGTCACCACAGATGACGACCCTCAAACCCCCGAGACCACTATTCGTCACTTCGAGATCACAcccaacaaacaaatgacagGCATTGGGCCGTGTTGGCCTCCCGGCTCAAGCTACGTCATCGAAAACATCAATGGGGCCCAGATGTTGGAGCGAAGGGACATCGTCTGTTGCCATAGCAACGCCACGCCCTTGGGAGAGAAGAAGCAGCAACAGCTGATGTCTGCAAGACGAAGACTATCAAAACGATATGAGGAAATCGTTGCTGGGAGTAAAAACACTGGGAGCTCATCGTCCTTAGTTGCCAATTTGAAGTCAAAagacgccatcttgaaacagAAGTTGCAGCAATTGCTGGTTCCTAACCCACTCAATCAAACACAAGAGCCAACTTTACAGACCAATCACATCACCGCACCCCTGCCTGGTGCAGACCGTGACGTCACAACTGGAACTGCCTTAAGACTGCCAGCACTTCACAGCAGTCAGAAACTTGACTCCTATTCTCCCTTTCTCATCCCAACAAGCTACCACGACAGGCTAAGAAAACTGAACAGTTTACCCTGGTCACCGTACCACCGCGGCACAGACGTGCAAACAGAACCCACCATTGAAAAGAGCCTCCTCGCACCACCAGGAGTGACGTGGAAGGGGAAAACCCAGCTAGTTCTTCCCCCAGCTCCGCTAGCTGACTGCCTGTCATCATCTGGAACCCGAGTTCCTCATAAACTGGGGTTGAGATACAAAAGTGAAGCTCACAAACG GTACCACCTAATGCACCCGGACATTGTACCAGATCTGAGAACCAAAGAAgggaaaaaatacttcttttgcGGTTTCCACTCCTCCGTTTTCAGAGGGTAG